A window of the Streptomyces griseochromogenes genome harbors these coding sequences:
- a CDS encoding aspartate aminotransferase family protein, translating to MTTEFDLGALLAERGAERYELHTKYLNPQLPRMLHTIGFDKVYERAEGAHFYDADGNDYLDMLAGFGVMGLGRNHPVVRKALHDVLDLNLADLTRFDCQPLPGLLAQRLLAHSPHLDRVFFGNSGTEAVETALKFARYATGRPRVLYCDHAFHGLTTGSLSVNGEDGFRDGFAPLLPDTAVPLGDLDALARELKKGDVAALIVEPIQGKGVHEAPPGYLRAAQELLHGHKALLIADEVQTGLGRTGDFYAYQHEDGVEPDLVCVAKALSGGYVPIGATLGKDWIFKKVYSSMDRVLVHSASFGSNAQAMACGLAVLSVMEDDRIVASVRTTGELLKSRLTALTDKYELLADVRGRGLMIGIEFGKPGSLKLRSRWAMLQAARKGLFAQMVVVPLLQRHRILTQVSGDHLEVIKLIPPLVVDEADVDRFVDAFTAVMDDAHSGGGLMWDFGKTLIKQAVANR from the coding sequence ATGACCACGGAGTTCGACCTCGGCGCCCTCCTGGCCGAGCGCGGAGCCGAGCGCTACGAGCTGCACACGAAGTACCTCAACCCGCAGCTCCCGCGCATGCTGCACACCATCGGCTTCGACAAGGTCTACGAGCGCGCCGAGGGCGCCCACTTCTACGACGCGGACGGCAACGACTACCTGGACATGCTCGCCGGGTTCGGGGTGATGGGCCTCGGCCGCAACCACCCGGTCGTCCGCAAGGCGCTGCACGACGTCCTGGACCTGAACCTGGCCGACCTCACCCGCTTCGACTGCCAGCCGCTGCCCGGCCTGCTCGCGCAGCGGCTGCTCGCCCACAGCCCGCACCTGGACCGGGTGTTCTTCGGCAACAGTGGCACCGAGGCGGTCGAGACCGCCCTGAAGTTCGCCCGGTACGCCACCGGCAGGCCGCGCGTCCTCTACTGCGACCACGCCTTCCACGGCCTGACCACCGGCTCCCTGTCGGTCAACGGCGAGGACGGCTTCCGCGACGGCTTCGCCCCGCTGCTGCCCGACACCGCCGTACCGCTCGGCGATCTCGACGCGCTCGCGCGGGAGCTGAAGAAGGGCGACGTGGCCGCCCTGATCGTCGAGCCGATCCAGGGCAAGGGCGTGCACGAGGCCCCGCCCGGCTATCTGCGCGCCGCGCAGGAACTGCTGCACGGGCACAAGGCGCTGCTCATCGCGGACGAGGTGCAGACCGGCCTCGGCCGCACCGGTGACTTCTACGCCTACCAGCACGAGGACGGCGTCGAACCCGACCTGGTGTGCGTGGCCAAGGCGCTGTCCGGTGGTTACGTCCCCATCGGTGCCACCCTGGGCAAGGACTGGATCTTCAAGAAGGTCTACTCGTCCATGGACCGCGTCCTCGTCCACTCGGCGAGCTTCGGGTCCAACGCCCAGGCGATGGCCTGCGGCCTCGCCGTGCTGTCGGTCATGGAGGACGACCGGATCGTCGCCTCGGTGCGCACGACGGGCGAACTGCTGAAGTCCCGGCTCACCGCGCTGACCGACAAGTACGAGCTGCTCGCCGACGTCCGCGGCCGGGGCCTGATGATCGGCATCGAGTTCGGAAAGCCCGGCTCGCTGAAGCTGCGCAGCCGCTGGGCCATGCTCCAGGCCGCGCGCAAGGGCCTGTTCGCCCAGATGGTGGTCGTACCGCTGCTGCAGCGCCACCGGATCCTCACCCAGGTCTCCGGCGACCACCTGGAGGTGATCAAGCTCATCCCGCCGCTGGTCGTGGACGAGGCCGACGTGGACCGGTTCGTCGACGCCTTCACGGCCGTGATGGACGACGCGCACAGTGGCGGCGGTCTGATGTGGGACTTCGGCAAGACACTGATCAAGCAGGCGGTGGCCAACCGCTAG
- a CDS encoding TetR/AcrR family transcriptional regulator, with amino-acid sequence MARVRLSVAKRREDLLRAAIGQIEARGVAAVRIADVASSLGVSNALVLYHFSTKEKLVAAAFAYAAEDDLAHLRGLLGRRTTALRRLRAAVRWYAPTGQAKGWRLWIEGWAVALREPALREVARDLDKQWKAAIAEVIAEGVAAGEFVCADPMGAALRLTALLDGLAVQLTSYPGAVPRARAQAWVDDALARELGLEREALTAPGR; translated from the coding sequence GTGGCGAGAGTGCGGTTGAGTGTGGCCAAGCGGCGGGAGGATCTGCTGCGGGCGGCCATCGGGCAGATCGAGGCGCGGGGCGTGGCGGCGGTCAGGATCGCCGATGTGGCCTCGTCGCTCGGCGTGAGCAACGCGCTGGTGCTGTATCACTTCTCGACGAAGGAGAAGCTGGTCGCCGCCGCCTTCGCCTATGCGGCCGAGGACGACCTCGCGCATCTGCGGGGGCTGCTGGGCCGGCGGACCACCGCGCTGCGCCGGCTGCGGGCGGCGGTGCGCTGGTACGCGCCCACGGGCCAGGCCAAGGGCTGGCGGCTGTGGATCGAGGGCTGGGCGGTGGCGCTGCGCGAACCCGCTCTCCGGGAGGTCGCGCGGGACCTCGACAAGCAGTGGAAGGCCGCGATCGCCGAGGTCATCGCGGAGGGCGTGGCGGCGGGCGAGTTCGTGTGCGCCGACCCGATGGGGGCGGCCCTTCGGCTGACCGCGCTCCTGGACGGGCTGGCCGTGCAGCTGACGTCGTATCCGGGCGCGGTGCCGCGCGCGCGGGCCCAGGCATGGGTGGACGACGCCCTGGCCCGGGAACTCGGGCTGGAGCGGGAGGCGTTGACCGCGCCGGGGCGGTGA
- a CDS encoding DUF6126 family protein, with translation MRNLEEKFPRSLWIRLIIYIALGHVLAAFLYLLFAVGAKG, from the coding sequence ATGAGAAACCTGGAGGAGAAGTTCCCCCGCTCCCTGTGGATCCGCCTCATCATCTACATCGCCCTCGGGCATGTGCTGGCCGCGTTCCTCTATCTGCTGTTCGCGGTCGGAGCCAAGGGATGA
- a CDS encoding alpha-galactosidase — translation MADIAENGRTWLLSGPTSSYALHLTDADELLHLHWGPRIALADAEALAVSPLPAYWPFESPLDGREEYPVEGGPRFVRPALSVRTEERRGTEWRFVSYDTRGGAGDEELRLRFDDDGLAVTLHYRMRGDVVERWTTVENGGHARVELLRADAATWTLPDREGWRLSQLHGRWAAESLLTTAPLTYGEKIIGSRRGHTGHQHLPWVALDTDATEERGEVYGCALGWSGTWRIAVAQLPDARVQITGGAGYDDSGLLLLEPGESYTTPVFAGLWSDGGFGGASRTWHAYQRTHVVPDAERDRPVLFNSWEATNFDISEDQQTALARRAAAIGVELFVVDDGWFGARTSDRAGLGDWTPNPARFPKGLKPLADYVHALDMRFGIWVEPEMVNPDSDLYRAHPDWVQYQPGRKRTELRNQLVLNLAREDVQEYLWEQLDTLLSGAPIDYVKWDFNRCFTDAGWPGEPYPQRLWVDHVRALYDLLDRLRAAHPQVAFESCSGGGGRIDLGVLGRTDQVWTSDNTDPLDRLAIQHGFSQIHPARVMAAWVTDSPNTQLNGRVSSLRFRFVSSMAGVLGVGGDLTEWSDRELAEAREWVALYKEIRPVVQRGDQYRLRPPAGGLSVVQYVLGDEAVVLACLQAQRYGEAVPSVRLRGLDPTASYECRETGEVHRGAVLLHHGLSTGLKGDLDATVLRLRRI, via the coding sequence ATGGCGGACATCGCCGAAAACGGTCGCACGTGGCTCCTGTCGGGGCCCACCAGCAGTTATGCGCTGCATCTCACCGATGCGGACGAACTGCTGCACCTCCACTGGGGCCCACGGATCGCGCTCGCCGACGCCGAGGCCCTGGCCGTGAGCCCGCTGCCGGCCTACTGGCCCTTCGAGTCCCCGCTCGACGGCCGCGAGGAGTACCCCGTCGAGGGCGGCCCCCGCTTCGTCCGCCCCGCCCTGTCCGTGCGCACCGAGGAGCGGCGCGGCACCGAGTGGCGCTTCGTGTCGTACGACACCCGAGGCGGCGCGGGCGACGAGGAACTGAGGCTGCGTTTCGACGACGACGGGCTCGCCGTCACCCTGCACTACCGGATGCGCGGCGACGTCGTGGAGCGCTGGACGACCGTGGAGAACGGCGGGCACGCGCGCGTGGAGCTGCTGCGCGCCGACGCCGCCACCTGGACCCTGCCCGACCGCGAGGGCTGGCGGCTGTCCCAGCTGCACGGCCGCTGGGCCGCCGAGTCCCTGCTCACCACCGCACCGCTCACCTACGGCGAGAAGATCATCGGCAGCCGCCGGGGCCACACCGGCCACCAGCACCTGCCCTGGGTCGCGCTCGACACCGACGCCACCGAGGAGCGCGGCGAGGTCTACGGCTGCGCGCTCGGCTGGTCCGGCACCTGGCGGATCGCCGTCGCCCAGCTCCCGGACGCGCGCGTGCAGATCACCGGCGGCGCCGGCTACGACGACTCGGGCCTGCTGCTCCTCGAGCCGGGGGAGTCGTACACCACCCCCGTCTTCGCGGGCCTGTGGAGCGACGGCGGCTTCGGCGGGGCCAGCCGCACCTGGCACGCCTACCAGCGGACGCATGTCGTCCCGGACGCGGAGCGGGACCGGCCGGTGCTGTTCAACTCCTGGGAGGCGACCAATTTCGACATCTCCGAGGACCAGCAGACCGCCCTCGCCCGGCGGGCCGCGGCGATCGGCGTCGAGCTGTTCGTCGTGGACGACGGCTGGTTCGGCGCCCGCACCAGCGACCGGGCCGGACTGGGCGACTGGACACCCAACCCCGCCCGTTTCCCCAAGGGCCTGAAACCTCTCGCCGACTACGTGCACGCCCTGGACATGCGGTTCGGTATCTGGGTCGAACCCGAGATGGTCAACCCGGACAGCGACCTCTACCGCGCCCACCCCGACTGGGTCCAGTACCAACCGGGACGCAAGCGGACAGAACTGCGCAACCAGCTCGTCCTCAACCTCGCCCGGGAGGATGTCCAGGAGTACCTGTGGGAACAGTTGGACACCCTTCTGTCCGGCGCCCCGATCGACTATGTGAAGTGGGACTTCAACCGCTGCTTCACCGACGCCGGCTGGCCCGGTGAGCCGTACCCGCAACGTCTGTGGGTCGACCACGTCCGCGCTCTGTACGACCTGCTGGACCGGCTGCGCGCCGCCCACCCGCAGGTCGCCTTCGAGTCCTGCTCGGGCGGTGGCGGCCGGATCGACCTCGGTGTGCTCGGTCGCACCGACCAGGTGTGGACCTCCGACAACACCGATCCGCTCGACCGGCTCGCCATCCAGCACGGCTTCAGCCAGATCCACCCCGCGCGGGTCATGGCGGCCTGGGTCACCGACAGCCCGAACACCCAGTTGAACGGGCGGGTCAGCTCGCTGCGATTCCGGTTCGTCAGCTCGATGGCCGGGGTGCTCGGCGTCGGCGGCGACCTCACCGAGTGGAGCGACCGGGAGCTGGCCGAGGCCCGGGAGTGGGTGGCTCTCTACAAGGAGATCCGCCCGGTCGTCCAGCGCGGCGACCAGTACCGGCTGCGGCCCCCGGCGGGCGGCCTGAGCGTCGTCCAGTACGTCCTCGGGGACGAGGCCGTGGTCCTCGCCTGCCTCCAGGCGCAGCGCTACGGCGAAGCGGTGCCGTCGGTGCGACTGCGCGGACTCGACCCGACAGCGTCGTACGAATGCCGCGAAACGGGCGAAGTGCACCGTGGTGCCGTGCTGCTGCACCACGGGCTGAGCACCGGACTGAAGGGTGACCTGGATGCGACGGTTCTCCGACTACGCCGCATCTGA
- a CDS encoding SGNH/GDSL hydrolase family protein, protein MIGSYVAVGDSFTEGVGDPGPDGAFVGWADRFAVLLADRRPEGDFAYTNLAVRGKLLDQIMADQLPQAVELAPDLVSFCAGGNDIIRPGTDPDEVAERFERAVAQLTEVAGTVLVTTGFDTRGVPLLKHLRGKIATYNGHVRAVADRYGCPVLDLWSLKSVQDRRAWDDDRLHLSPEGHTRVALRAGQALGLEVPADPEQPWPELPPRGTLEIRRDDVHWAREYLVPWIGRRLRGESSGDHVTAKGALSPDDIKMRIASVA, encoded by the coding sequence GTGATCGGGTCGTACGTGGCGGTGGGGGACAGCTTCACCGAGGGCGTCGGCGATCCCGGCCCCGACGGGGCGTTCGTGGGCTGGGCCGACCGGTTCGCGGTACTGCTCGCCGACCGGCGGCCCGAGGGCGACTTCGCGTACACGAACCTGGCCGTGCGCGGAAAGCTGCTCGACCAGATCATGGCCGACCAGCTTCCGCAGGCCGTCGAACTGGCCCCGGATCTGGTCTCCTTCTGTGCGGGCGGCAACGACATCATCCGGCCCGGCACCGACCCGGACGAGGTGGCCGAGCGCTTCGAGCGGGCCGTGGCCCAGCTCACCGAGGTCGCCGGCACCGTGCTGGTGACGACCGGCTTCGACACCCGTGGCGTCCCCTTGCTCAAGCACCTGCGCGGCAAGATCGCCACCTACAACGGGCATGTGCGTGCCGTCGCGGACCGGTACGGCTGTCCCGTGCTCGACCTGTGGTCCCTCAAGTCCGTCCAGGACCGAAGGGCCTGGGACGACGACCGGCTGCACCTCTCGCCCGAGGGACACACGCGCGTGGCGCTGCGCGCCGGCCAGGCCCTCGGCCTCGAGGTCCCGGCCGATCCGGAGCAGCCCTGGCCGGAACTGCCGCCCCGGGGCACCCTGGAGATCCGCCGGGACGACGTCCACTGGGCCCGCGAGTACCTCGTGCCGTGGATCGGACGCCGACTGCGCGGCGAGTCCTCCGGGGACCATGTGACGGCGAAGGGCGCCCTGTCGCCGGACGACATCAAGATGCGGATCGCATCGGTCGCCTGA
- a CDS encoding tyrosine-protein phosphatase: MTQQVPSTEPELAGVRNFRDVGGLPAVDGRRVRHGVLFRSGHLAHATEEDAAFLASLGLHTIFDFRNAADQKLEGPDVELPGVRNVNLPLSDPADGAEFWKMVRDGDLDQLRGILADGRAAGRMVTSYRTIVKERTAEHSRVLHAIAEDSVPALMHCAAGKDRAGISIAVALLAVGVEREAIVTDYLESNAKHRRYKVRRNGSPDTAYTPEVMELLSPLFDARAEYLQAAFDSIEETWGGTDAYFEKGLGLAPETRERLRARLLD, encoded by the coding sequence GTGACGCAGCAGGTCCCGTCGACCGAGCCCGAACTGGCCGGAGTGCGCAACTTCCGTGACGTCGGCGGACTGCCGGCCGTGGACGGACGGCGAGTGCGCCACGGAGTCCTGTTCCGCAGCGGCCATCTCGCGCACGCGACCGAAGAGGACGCGGCCTTCCTCGCCTCCCTGGGCCTGCACACGATCTTCGACTTCCGCAACGCGGCCGACCAGAAGCTGGAGGGCCCGGACGTCGAACTGCCCGGCGTACGCAATGTGAATCTGCCGCTGAGCGACCCGGCGGACGGCGCCGAGTTCTGGAAGATGGTCCGCGACGGCGACCTCGACCAGCTGCGCGGCATCCTCGCGGACGGCCGGGCGGCGGGCCGGATGGTCACCTCGTACCGCACGATCGTCAAGGAGCGCACGGCCGAGCACTCCCGGGTGCTGCACGCGATCGCCGAGGACAGTGTGCCCGCGCTGATGCACTGCGCGGCGGGCAAGGACCGCGCGGGCATCTCCATAGCCGTCGCGCTCCTCGCCGTGGGCGTGGAGCGGGAGGCGATCGTCACGGACTACCTGGAGTCCAACGCCAAGCACCGGCGCTACAAGGTCCGCCGCAACGGCAGCCCGGACACCGCGTACACGCCCGAGGTGATGGAGCTGCTCAGCCCGCTCTTCGACGCCCGCGCCGAGTACCTCCAGGCGGCGTTCGACAGCATCGAGGAGACCTGGGGCGGCACGGACGCCTACTTCGAGAAGGGCCTGGGGCTCGCTCCCGAGACCCGGGAGCGGCTGCGGGCGCGCCTGCTCGACTGA
- a CDS encoding M23 family metallopeptidase — MPAKGKHRRPKPPRFTRSIAVAGTGGAALALPLLGATGAHATTTHSVSSKAVQSLPAVEKTAEKKVPAQRNSGVRTYTVKSGDWLAKIADEQQVSGGWRRIYDDNRQAVGENPSLIHPGLKLSLGGKSARTRTESPAPAQPSRPSDSGAQTFAPSAPSTGYTLPVDGATVGTGYHVAGSMWSSGYHTGVDFVVPTGTSVKAVAAGTVVSAGWGGAYGNQVVIRLNDGYYAQYAHLSQLSVSAGQTVTGGQQIGLSGATGNVTGPHLHFEIRTTPDYGSDVDPVGYLRSHGVAVG; from the coding sequence ATGCCCGCGAAGGGTAAGCACCGCCGCCCCAAGCCCCCGCGTTTCACCCGCTCGATCGCTGTCGCCGGCACCGGCGGTGCCGCGCTGGCCCTGCCGCTCCTCGGGGCCACCGGAGCGCACGCCACCACCACGCACTCCGTTTCCTCAAAGGCCGTGCAGTCCCTTCCCGCCGTGGAGAAGACGGCCGAGAAGAAGGTTCCCGCGCAGCGGAATTCCGGCGTGCGCACCTACACGGTGAAGTCCGGCGACTGGCTCGCGAAGATCGCCGACGAGCAGCAGGTGAGCGGCGGCTGGCGCCGGATCTACGACGACAACCGGCAGGCCGTCGGCGAGAATCCCTCGCTGATCCACCCGGGCCTGAAGCTGTCGCTGGGCGGGAAGTCCGCCCGTACGCGGACCGAGTCCCCCGCGCCCGCGCAGCCCTCGCGGCCGTCCGACTCCGGCGCGCAGACCTTCGCGCCCTCCGCCCCCTCCACCGGCTACACCCTCCCGGTCGACGGCGCCACCGTGGGCACCGGCTATCACGTGGCCGGCAGCATGTGGTCCAGCGGTTACCACACCGGCGTCGACTTCGTCGTCCCGACCGGCACCTCCGTCAAGGCGGTCGCCGCCGGCACCGTCGTCTCCGCCGGGTGGGGCGGCGCGTACGGCAACCAGGTCGTCATCAGGCTGAACGACGGCTACTACGCCCAATACGCCCATCTCTCCCAGCTTTCCGTCTCGGCCGGCCAGACCGTGACCGGGGGCCAGCAGATCGGTCTGTCCGGCGCGACCGGCAACGTGACCGGCCCGCACCTGCACTTCGAGATCCGCACCACCCCGGACTACGGCTCGGACGTGGACCCGGTCGGCTACCTCCGCTCGCACGGCGTCGCCGTCGGCTGA
- the dxs gene encoding 1-deoxy-D-xylulose-5-phosphate synthase — MTILESIRGPRDLKALSEAELGELSEEIREFLVHAVTRTGGHLGPNLGVVELSIALHRVFESPVDRILWDTGHQSYVHKLLTGRQDFSKLRGKGGLSGYPSREESEHDVIENSHASTALGWADGLAKARQVQGERGHVVAVIGDGALTGGMAWEALNNIAAAKDRPLIIVVNDNERSYAPTIGGLANHLATLRTTDGYEKVLAWGKDVLLRTPVVGSTLYESLHGAKKGFKDAFAPQGMFEDLGLKYVGPIDGHDIKAVESALRRAKRFHGPVLVHCLTEKGRGYEPALAHEEDHFHTVGVMDPLTCAPLSPSGGPSWTSVFGDEIVRIGEEREDVVAITAAMLHPVGLGTFAARFPDRVWDVGIAEQHAAVSAAGLATGGLHPVVAVYATFLNRAFDQLLMDVALHRCGVTFVLDRAGVTGVDGASHNGMWDMSVLQVVPGLRIAAPRDADQLRAQLREAVAVDDAPTLVRFPKESVGPEIPAIGHVGGMDVLHRGERPKVLLVAVGVMAPVCLQTAELLEARGITCTVVDPRWVKPVDPALPGLAAEHRLVAVVEDNSRAGGVGSAVALALGDADVDVPVRRFGIPEQFLAHAKRGEVLADIGLTPVEVAGRIGASLAVRDAARAVEDAGPAVKDTGGTVKEKAE, encoded by the coding sequence GTGACGATTCTGGAGAGCATCCGGGGACCACGCGACCTGAAGGCGCTGTCCGAGGCGGAACTCGGCGAACTGTCCGAAGAGATCCGTGAGTTCCTGGTGCACGCGGTGACGAGAACCGGCGGGCACCTCGGACCCAATCTGGGGGTGGTGGAGCTGTCCATCGCGCTCCACCGCGTCTTCGAGTCGCCGGTGGACCGCATCCTGTGGGACACCGGCCACCAGAGCTATGTCCACAAGCTGCTGACCGGGCGTCAGGACTTCTCCAAGCTGCGCGGCAAGGGAGGCCTGTCCGGCTACCCCTCGCGCGAGGAGTCCGAGCACGACGTCATCGAGAACAGCCACGCCTCCACGGCGCTCGGCTGGGCCGACGGCCTCGCCAAGGCCCGTCAGGTGCAGGGGGAGAGGGGCCATGTCGTCGCGGTCATCGGCGACGGCGCGCTGACCGGCGGCATGGCCTGGGAGGCGCTGAACAACATCGCGGCCGCCAAGGACCGCCCGCTGATCATCGTCGTCAACGACAACGAGAGGTCGTACGCGCCGACCATCGGGGGGCTCGCGAACCACCTGGCCACGCTGCGGACCACCGACGGTTACGAGAAGGTCCTGGCCTGGGGCAAGGACGTACTCCTGCGCACCCCTGTCGTCGGCAGCACCCTCTACGAGTCCCTGCACGGCGCGAAGAAGGGATTCAAGGACGCCTTCGCCCCACAGGGCATGTTCGAGGACCTGGGGCTGAAGTACGTCGGCCCGATCGACGGGCACGACATCAAGGCCGTCGAGTCGGCACTGCGCCGTGCGAAACGCTTCCACGGGCCGGTCCTGGTCCACTGCCTCACGGAGAAGGGCCGCGGCTACGAGCCCGCCCTCGCCCATGAGGAGGACCACTTCCACACCGTCGGCGTGATGGACCCGCTCACCTGCGCACCGCTCTCGCCCTCGGGCGGGCCGTCGTGGACCTCGGTGTTCGGCGACGAGATCGTCAGGATCGGCGAGGAGCGGGAGGACGTCGTGGCGATAACGGCGGCCATGCTGCACCCGGTGGGCCTCGGCACGTTCGCCGCGCGCTTCCCCGACCGGGTGTGGGACGTCGGCATCGCCGAGCAGCACGCGGCCGTCTCCGCGGCCGGTCTCGCCACCGGCGGCCTGCACCCGGTCGTCGCCGTCTACGCCACCTTCCTCAACCGCGCCTTCGACCAGTTGCTGATGGACGTGGCTCTGCACCGGTGCGGAGTGACCTTCGTGCTGGACCGGGCCGGAGTCACCGGCGTGGACGGGGCCTCCCACAACGGCATGTGGGACATGTCCGTGCTCCAGGTCGTGCCGGGTCTCAGGATCGCCGCCCCGCGCGACGCCGACCAGCTGCGCGCCCAGCTGCGCGAGGCCGTCGCCGTGGACGACGCGCCCACCCTGGTCCGCTTCCCGAAGGAGTCGGTGGGACCGGAGATCCCGGCGATCGGCCATGTGGGCGGCATGGACGTCCTGCATCGCGGCGAGCGCCCTAAGGTGCTGCTGGTGGCCGTCGGCGTGATGGCACCGGTGTGCCTGCAGACCGCGGAGCTGCTGGAGGCCCGGGGCATCACCTGCACGGTCGTGGACCCCCGCTGGGTCAAGCCCGTCGACCCGGCGCTGCCGGGCCTGGCCGCCGAACACCGCCTGGTGGCCGTCGTGGAGGACAACAGCCGGGCCGGCGGGGTCGGGTCCGCCGTGGCCCTCGCCCTCGGCGACGCGGACGTGGACGTGCCGGTTCGGCGGTTCGGCATTCCGGAGCAGTTCCTCGCGCATGCCAAACGCGGCGAGGTGCTGGCCGACATCGGCCTCACGCCCGTCGAGGTCGCCGGGCGGATCGGCGCGAGCCTGGCCGTCAGGGACGCCGCTCGCGCCGTCGAGGACGCGGGTCCCGCCGTCAAGGACACGGGGGGCACAGTCAAGGAGAAAGCTGAATGA
- a CDS encoding helix-turn-helix domain-containing protein: protein MNAPEPGPGDELYAVAPQLRGLRRRAGLTLEAAARSAGLSPAHLSRLETGQRQPSLPMLLALARIYGTTVSELLGETVADRDAVVRAADMEPTRAGGWMYFQAGAPGRGMQALRVRVPYGTQGDIVRVHPGEEWLYVLKGRLSLRLGDTAHLLAPGDSAHFDSLTPHRLAAEDHDGVELLFVHTLLQSPTATLCLGPLTGELP, encoded by the coding sequence ATGAACGCTCCCGAGCCGGGGCCCGGCGACGAGCTGTACGCCGTTGCCCCGCAGCTGCGCGGCCTGCGCCGACGCGCCGGCCTCACCCTGGAGGCGGCGGCCCGCTCCGCCGGGCTCTCACCGGCCCACCTCTCCCGGCTGGAGACCGGGCAGCGCCAGCCCTCGCTGCCGATGCTGCTCGCGCTCGCCCGTATCTACGGTACGACCGTTTCCGAGCTGCTGGGTGAGACGGTCGCCGACCGGGACGCGGTTGTCCGGGCCGCCGACATGGAGCCGACCCGTGCGGGCGGCTGGATGTACTTCCAGGCCGGAGCCCCCGGGCGGGGCATGCAGGCGCTGCGCGTCCGGGTGCCGTACGGCACCCAGGGCGACATCGTGCGCGTCCACCCCGGCGAGGAGTGGCTCTACGTCCTCAAGGGACGGCTCAGCCTGCGCCTCGGCGACACCGCGCACCTGCTCGCGCCCGGCGACAGCGCGCACTTCGACTCACTCACCCCGCACCGCCTCGCCGCCGAGGACCACGACGGCGTGGAGCTGCTGTTCGTCCACACCCTGCTGCAGAGCCCCACGGCCACACTGTGCCTGGGCCCACTGACTGGAGAGCTGCCATGA